From Verrucomicrobiota bacterium, a single genomic window includes:
- a CDS encoding tryptophan 7-halogenase gives MSEMIYDAIVIGGGPGGSAAATFLARAGKRVLVLEKEHFPRFHIGESLLPYNHRLFEEMGVMPKLLAAGFPKKTGAQFHLGNGAKSLKLIFRNGCFTREPEAFQVDRSVFDHLLLNHARDSGAEVREGWTVTKFSTPTGQVQVDARDDDGSITSFSAAFLVDASGRGNFTGNQEGLRIIHPKLKKLAVFGHFAGVKLDEGEAAGDTVIVRLGNKWFWIIPLSAEKISVGCVMDQEEFAQAKQPPTEIFNRIVQSSPVLRERMRDARLLGALQTTGDFSYYNRRLIGPRLLRIGDAAGFMDPIFSAGVYLAMYSGKLAAQTVQQSLAAGDDGGRRLRAYEKRVFRSMSFYWEMVEGFYTTPFMEIFMEPREKFHLPGAITAVLAGELEGGWAMVWRRRLFFWLVKLQRRWPLVPRISFD, from the coding sequence GTGTCGGAAATGATTTATGACGCAATTGTGATTGGTGGCGGACCGGGCGGCAGCGCGGCGGCCACGTTTCTCGCGCGTGCCGGAAAGCGTGTGCTCGTCCTGGAGAAGGAACATTTTCCGCGCTTCCACATCGGTGAATCGCTCCTGCCCTACAATCATCGCTTGTTTGAGGAAATGGGCGTGATGCCGAAATTGCTGGCGGCGGGGTTCCCAAAAAAAACCGGCGCGCAATTTCATCTCGGCAACGGCGCGAAATCCCTCAAGCTGATTTTCCGCAATGGCTGCTTCACCCGCGAGCCGGAAGCGTTTCAGGTTGACCGCTCGGTGTTCGACCATCTGTTGTTGAATCATGCGCGCGACTCGGGTGCGGAAGTACGCGAAGGCTGGACCGTCACCAAATTCTCGACCCCGACAGGACAGGTGCAGGTTGATGCGCGCGACGACGACGGTTCAATCACCAGTTTTTCCGCGGCGTTTCTGGTCGATGCGAGCGGGCGCGGCAATTTCACCGGCAATCAGGAAGGACTGCGCATCATTCATCCGAAACTCAAGAAACTGGCGGTCTTCGGCCACTTTGCCGGAGTGAAACTGGATGAGGGCGAAGCCGCCGGCGACACGGTTATTGTGCGCTTGGGCAACAAATGGTTTTGGATCATTCCCCTTTCAGCGGAGAAAATCAGCGTTGGTTGTGTGATGGATCAGGAAGAATTCGCGCAGGCGAAACAACCGCCCACTGAAATCTTCAACCGCATTGTGCAATCCAGCCCGGTGCTGCGCGAGCGGATGAGGGACGCGCGATTGCTGGGCGCACTGCAGACCACGGGCGATTTTTCCTACTACAATCGCCGCCTCATTGGGCCGCGTTTGTTGCGCATCGGCGACGCCGCGGGTTTCATGGACCCGATTTTTTCAGCGGGCGTTTATCTCGCCATGTATTCGGGAAAGCTCGCGGCCCAAACCGTCCAGCAATCCCTGGCGGCCGGAGACGACGGCGGTCGGCGATTGAGGGCCTATGAGAAAAGAGTGTTCCGGTCGATGAGCTTCTACTGGGAGATGGTGGAGGGCTTCTACACGACGCCGTTCATGGAGATTTTCATGGAGCCGCGCGAGAAGTTTCATCTGCCTGGCGCCATCACCGCTGTGCTGGCGGGCGAGTTGGAGGGAGGTTGGGCGATGGTCTGGCGGAGGCGACTCTTCTTCTGGTTGGTGAAGTTGCAAAGGCGCTGGCCGCTCGTGCCGCGCATTTCGTTTGATTAG